Proteins from one Juglans microcarpa x Juglans regia isolate MS1-56 chromosome 1S, Jm3101_v1.0, whole genome shotgun sequence genomic window:
- the LOC121247848 gene encoding nuclear envelope integral membrane protein 1 isoform X2: MASPKPLRIFARILFLLFLAISGRASATESSLVVGQSTRLQLSSGLPMKNSPGLKPDTSAIVERVHIRGLSRLKNLRKFAHLVKVNISQKDPSILLQNIEVCFHRNMSIGIGMCPQSQWEKVTKGSWVRSMSPFDNRLLDIRTTGSSLEKFEVSIEEELFSYRITCLILGIVLMSLSSSLSNSLIFYYGSAISIGVILVILIILFQGMKLLPTGRKSSLAIFIYSSAVGLGSFLLRYLPGLCHSILMEIGISEDMYYPLTIFLLAFVVLTGAWMGFWVVRKLVLTEDGSIDISTSHFVAWSIRILAAIMILQSSVDPLLAAEALIAGIMVSSLSRRICRLRFLRRLYKNMVKSPRTKRKRTRVPDYSPFGDSDNEDLYNVRGDDSSNKLFKPQTKNFTLAPCNSADRGFSRTLPFQLSDSELLYPSTFHTTPGRKKFSKAEWEMFTRDSTENALEELVSSPDFSNWLVDNAERITVNPNKGRAVQRRKWLIWF, encoded by the exons ATGGCTTCTCCTAAACCCCTTCGGATCTTCGCCCGTATCCTGTTTCTGCTCTTTCTCGCCATTTCGGGTCGGGCCTCAGCCACCGAAAGTTCTTTGG TTGTTGGTCAATCAACTAGGCTGCAGCTATCTAGCGGTCTGCCAATGAAAAACTCTCCAGGTTTGAAGCCTGATACTTCAGCGATCGTTGAAAGAGTTCATATCCGTGGATTGTCAAGgcttaaaaatttgagaaaatttgcCCACTTGGTGAAGGTGAATATATCGCAAAAAGATCCAAGCATTCTTCTACAGAATATTGAGGTTTGTTTCCATAG GAATATGTCTATAGGGATAGGGATGTGCCCTCAAAGTCAGTGGGAGAAAGTTACTAAGGGTTCTTGGGTTCGTTCCATGTCACCTTTTGACAACAGGCTCTTAGACATACGGACTACTGGTTCATCCTTAGAAAAATTTGAGGTGTCCATTGAAGAAG AACTCTTTTCATATCGCATAACATGTTTAATCCTGGGCATAGTTCTGATGAGCCTGTCATCCTCTCTGAGCAAttcattgatattttattatggAAGCGCAATCTCGATCGGGGTCATCCTTGTAATATTGATAATCCTTTTTCAG GGGATGAAGCTTCTACCGACTGGTCGAAAGAGCTCACTTGCAATTTTTATATACTCATCTGCT GTTGGTTTGGGATCTTTCCTCCTCCGATACTTACCTGGATTGTGCCATTCAATACTTATGGAGATAGGAATCAGTGAAGACATGTACTATCCT TTGACAATATTTCTGCTGGCTTTTGTTGTTCTGACTGGAGCGTGGATGGGCTTCTGGGTAGTCCGCAAGCTTGTCCTGACGGAAGATGGATCGATTGATATAAGCACGTCTCACTTTGTTGCTTGGTCCATCCGTATTTTGGCTGCCATTATGATTCTTCAG AGTTCTGTAGATCCTCTTCTGGCAGCTGAAGCTTTAATAGCTGGAATAATGGTCTCATCATTATCAAGGAGAATCTGTAGATTGAGATTCCTTCGTCGCTTGTACAA AAATATGGTGAAATCTCCTAGAACGAAGCGGAAAAGAACTCGAGTTCCTGATTATTCACCCTTTGGAGACTCAGATAATGAAGATTTGTACAATGTTCGGGGTGATGATAGCTCTAATAAGTTGTTTAAGCCCCAAACCAAAAATTTCACCCTGGCTCCATGCAATTCTGCCGATCGAG GTTTTTCCAGAACATTGCCTTTTCAGCTATCAGATTCAGAGTTGTTGTACCCTTCTACATTCCATACAACACCTGGAAGGAAAAAATTCTCAAAGGCTGAGTGGGAAATGTTCACTAGAGACTCTACGGAGAATGCCTTGGAAGAACTTGTGTCATCACCTGATTTCAGCAACTGGCTTGTTGATAATGCAGAAAGAATCACCGTAAACCCCAACAAAGGTAGGGCTGTGCAGCGTCGGAAATGGCTCATTTGGTTTTAA
- the LOC121247848 gene encoding uncharacterized protein LOC121247848 isoform X1: MASPKPLRIFARILFLLFLAISGRASATESSLVVGQSTRLQLSSGLPMKNSPGLKPDTSAIVERVHIRGLSRLKNLRKFAHLVKVNISQKDPSILLQNIEVCFHRNMSIGIGMCPQSQWEKVTKGSWVRSMSPFDNRLLDIRTTGSSLEKFEVSIEEELFSYRITCLILGIVLMSLSSSLSNSLIFYYGSAISIGVILVILIILFQGMKLLPTGRKSSLAIFIYSSAVGLGSFLLRYLPGLCHSILMEIGISEDMYYPLTIFLLAFVVLTGAWMGFWVVRKLVLTEDGSIDISTSHFVAWSIRILAAIMILQSSVDPLLAAEALIAGIMVSSLSRRICRLRFLRRLYKYDFTIPELNDYLPSSGFQDLLPFHPLRNMVKSPRTKRKRTRVPDYSPFGDSDNEDLYNVRGDDSSNKLFKPQTKNFTLAPCNSADRGFSRTLPFQLSDSELLYPSTFHTTPGRKKFSKAEWEMFTRDSTENALEELVSSPDFSNWLVDNAERITVNPNKGRAVQRRKWLIWF; the protein is encoded by the exons ATGGCTTCTCCTAAACCCCTTCGGATCTTCGCCCGTATCCTGTTTCTGCTCTTTCTCGCCATTTCGGGTCGGGCCTCAGCCACCGAAAGTTCTTTGG TTGTTGGTCAATCAACTAGGCTGCAGCTATCTAGCGGTCTGCCAATGAAAAACTCTCCAGGTTTGAAGCCTGATACTTCAGCGATCGTTGAAAGAGTTCATATCCGTGGATTGTCAAGgcttaaaaatttgagaaaatttgcCCACTTGGTGAAGGTGAATATATCGCAAAAAGATCCAAGCATTCTTCTACAGAATATTGAGGTTTGTTTCCATAG GAATATGTCTATAGGGATAGGGATGTGCCCTCAAAGTCAGTGGGAGAAAGTTACTAAGGGTTCTTGGGTTCGTTCCATGTCACCTTTTGACAACAGGCTCTTAGACATACGGACTACTGGTTCATCCTTAGAAAAATTTGAGGTGTCCATTGAAGAAG AACTCTTTTCATATCGCATAACATGTTTAATCCTGGGCATAGTTCTGATGAGCCTGTCATCCTCTCTGAGCAAttcattgatattttattatggAAGCGCAATCTCGATCGGGGTCATCCTTGTAATATTGATAATCCTTTTTCAG GGGATGAAGCTTCTACCGACTGGTCGAAAGAGCTCACTTGCAATTTTTATATACTCATCTGCT GTTGGTTTGGGATCTTTCCTCCTCCGATACTTACCTGGATTGTGCCATTCAATACTTATGGAGATAGGAATCAGTGAAGACATGTACTATCCT TTGACAATATTTCTGCTGGCTTTTGTTGTTCTGACTGGAGCGTGGATGGGCTTCTGGGTAGTCCGCAAGCTTGTCCTGACGGAAGATGGATCGATTGATATAAGCACGTCTCACTTTGTTGCTTGGTCCATCCGTATTTTGGCTGCCATTATGATTCTTCAG AGTTCTGTAGATCCTCTTCTGGCAGCTGAAGCTTTAATAGCTGGAATAATGGTCTCATCATTATCAAGGAGAATCTGTAGATTGAGATTCCTTCGTCGCTTGTACAAGTATGATTTTACAATTCCGGAGCTTAACGATTACCTTCCATCATCAGGATTTCAAGATCTACTTCCATTTCATCCATTAAG AAATATGGTGAAATCTCCTAGAACGAAGCGGAAAAGAACTCGAGTTCCTGATTATTCACCCTTTGGAGACTCAGATAATGAAGATTTGTACAATGTTCGGGGTGATGATAGCTCTAATAAGTTGTTTAAGCCCCAAACCAAAAATTTCACCCTGGCTCCATGCAATTCTGCCGATCGAG GTTTTTCCAGAACATTGCCTTTTCAGCTATCAGATTCAGAGTTGTTGTACCCTTCTACATTCCATACAACACCTGGAAGGAAAAAATTCTCAAAGGCTGAGTGGGAAATGTTCACTAGAGACTCTACGGAGAATGCCTTGGAAGAACTTGTGTCATCACCTGATTTCAGCAACTGGCTTGTTGATAATGCAGAAAGAATCACCGTAAACCCCAACAAAGGTAGGGCTGTGCAGCGTCGGAAATGGCTCATTTGGTTTTAA